The DNA window caaagtctcccacattcatacagagcttttaacaccaaactcctttacagtccttctcctctcacacacgatcacacgactgatttgtctgcagcagctgtgttactgctagtattttattatgtgtgtaatctcctcatattgttcctgtggtttagtttgacttccttctgcaaactcagctgctctgttgctgatacacgtctccatgaatatgattgatcagatgctgccaacaccatgtgtttcatgtgagcGCTCAGCTGAAACCCTGGGTTGACTTATCGAGTTAATAACAAGCTTCACGTGACTGTGAATGCTAAAGTGAATCAGATAAAGGAAAGAGACCCTGCTAATGTTGGACTCACTTCTTAGTGTAGATCCCAGGAGGAAGTTCAACATAGCCATTCTTTGTGCTAGCTCGACCAAACCTGAGAGCACAGTGCAGGATAATGATCATCATCTGTCTCTGTCaaggacatttaaaatccacaaataacaaacataattatatttgatcattaaaaatgatgattaaacaaagtgtcaaacatacttaagtagaaggactgatgtttgtgttaaaataccctcttaaagctgaaataatgattcaacttctttactcaagtaaaggtAAAAGAGtccaggctctgaaatgtactcacagtATTAAAGTAAAAACGCCATCTTTGAAGGAAATTTCTGCcagtttttgtgcaaagttACCTGAATTTCTACCTCCAACATTAATATGAGAAAATTATCTGAACTTTTATTCTAATGAATTTAATCAGCTTGAACATTTTGTAgcacaaaagtagaaaaaactcAAAGGGAATCAAAAATAGCTCCGTTTGCTGTTGCCTGCATTGTAGATGGGCGGCTTTGCCTCAAcacctaaacaggaaaatgagtttaGTCAAGTATTAAAGTGGGATTGAAGAGGTGAGGAAACCAGAGATCAGGTGTTGTGGTGCagcattaagataagatggggcctgattatttaagaccttgtatgtgaggagcagccaatgaagggaagccaaaacaggagaaatctgctctctttctagtccctgtcaggactcttgctgcagcattttggatcagctgaaggcttttcactgagtttttaggacatcctgataataatgaattacagtcgtccagtctggaagtaataaatgcatgaactagtttttcagcgtcactctttttagcattttttaacaACAAGCTTCTATCTATTAGGGCTCTTGTCTCGCCGACTGCTGCCTCAGATCAGAGTCTTTCTCCTGTGTGCTCAGCTGTCTTAGAGCAGTTTGATCCCGTCTCCCTTAATGACTTGACTGCGGTAGTTTGTAACCTAAGATCATCACACTGCCCCTCTGATTGTCGCCCcccaactactctttcaaggattgtcaggttggagattggcctataattagctaagacagctgggtctagggatgctttttaagtaaaggtttaactacagccagctagggatgggtaccgtttAGATTTGTAAACCTGCTAAATCAGAATCAGTTGCTGATGacggcttttttcttttccatcaaTCACGTATAATCTTAACTCAAAGTGAACATAGACTTGATTGCTCAGATCAGCCAATTCAAAATGCTAATTCAATCAACTCTGAGTTCATGGCTAGACTCAGTTTGTTGGCCCTGCACCTCAAAACTATTTCCTGTTTGTCTCTCGTGTTTTTTGGATATTGttttcacatcttatgtcacgGCTAGCGGGGCGAGCCATGTTGAATTTAataaaggacccaagatgcagacacTGCTGTGAAGTGAGTGAGCTTTATTGAAACGGTgaagtgcagtggagatggcctGTGCAGAAGCTAAGATAACCTCTACTgaaaaaactacaaaactaacctgaaaccttaAACGGAGACACGGGgagacaacacagacgaaccagcaacaagCAGGAGAAAACAAAGGGCTCATATACACAAAAGAGCCATCAGGGAATGAGAAAAGGGAGACACAGCAGGATTCATTGGACATAaccagacaaggggaagcaaaagtaGACACACTAACATAGGACAtggcactgtcaaaataaaacaggaagtgaacagaGACACAATACTAACACagtacagagggaacacagaaaccaaaacctcAGAACTAGAAAATCTTAATCAGAAAGAAATTGTAACAAAAGACAataacaatcaaaacaaaactactgagtccacagactcgGGACATACATCGGCTcaaactgtggtcataaatattttgtacttgtaaatcagactGTGTAGTtgtgaactgagttttgtaacATTGTGAAACAAAATATCTGGAAAGTTTATGTTTTTGCGTTcattgatttgtgtgtgtaaaaatgtaaaaatgtaataaatgtaagAAACATTAGAACTACTTTTGCTGACACAAAGTTTGGCGAGCACTGCAAGTTGTCCCTTTAAACCAGTCACTGATATAAAGAGAGCACCTTGTTCCAGGGCATCTGAGCATGGAGGGAAAGCTTTATGCAGGAGATGGTAAGAGCTGTTGGGACTAAAGAAACTGAGCAGAAAACTACAGACATCTGGAAACTGAGTTGTTAATTCTCAGTGGGATCACCAGGACTAGCAAAGCTCCACCATGACAGTCATCTGATTGACTGAACCCATCCAAACATCACTTCATGGACCTTtagcttgtgtctgtgtgtggacagaCATAACATGAGCTAATTATTCATtactcctccacagagtggaccagcagagaGCAGAGGTTTCCACTGGTCAGTCTGCACAGCAACATCAAACACACCTGGACTCTGTGGTTATGGTTTGTAGTACTACGTTtacatttgttcttttcagtcacctctatgctgcactttgtggaccagaggattgtcagtgtgtccaacataaATCAGAGTTtgggctccatgatttcagtcagattggggtgactgtagctcaggaggggagcaggtcagctACTAGTCAGAAGGTTTGTGAATCAAACCCTGGCTGGCAAATGTACTGGGTAACGTACTAAACCCAAGCTgccctctgatgcatccatcagagtgtgaaagaaagtatttaagcatagaacaatgtgcttggttgaatgaggcatgttgtataaaatgCTTTGTGTGCACAGAGTATCAAAGagagctatataagaaccagtccatttaccactggGTAATTCATATAGTCTTCTTTTCCAgcggctggaggacaacatcaccatgtttgtgaagaacgagctgaagaagatccagaagcttCTGAGTCCAGATCACCCAGAAACTTTAAAGAGCCAGATGGAGGATGAGGAGATGTTTGAAGGAGAGGatgaagatgaaagaaagagctGCAGAGAAGCATTTCTGAAGATCACACTCCACTTCTTGAGGAGACTTAAGCAGCATGAGATGGCTGACcatctgcagagcagtaagagaaTTTCTCTAAAGACTGAATATTGATCTTTCCTAATAGCTCAAGAAATGGACCAATAGACATTCATCCTTTCAGGGTACTGAAAGGCTatgatatttattatataatatttttttctgaatttcttACCTTCAGAAATATTTGCTCCACTCTGTAAACGAGAACTTAAAGCccaactgaagaagaagttccagtatgtgtttgagggcatcgctaaagcaggaagcccaaccctcctgaatcagatctacacagagctctacatcacagagggagggactgcagaggtcaatgaggaacatgaggtcagacagattgaaacagcatccaggaaaccagacagaccagaaacaacaatcagacaagaagacatctttaaagcctcaccaggaagagacgaaccaatcagaacagtgctgacaaagggagtggctggcattgggaaaacagtcttaacacagaaatacagcctggactgggctgaagacaaagccaaccaggacatccagttcatatttccattcactttcagagagctgaatgtgctgaaagaggaaaagttcagcttggtggagcttgttcatcacttctttaatcAAACTAACGAATCAGGAATCTGCAggcttgaagacttccaggttgtgttcatacttgatggtctggatgagtgtcgacttaatTTGGACTTCAACAAAACTAAAATCCTGACTGAAAcaagaaagtccacctcattggatgagctgctgacaaacctcatcagAGGGAACCTGCTCCCTTCTGCTCGCCTTTGGATAacaacacgacctgcagcagccaatcagatccctcctcagTGTGTcgacatggtgacagaggtcagagggttcactgacccacagaaggaggagtacttcaggaagagattcagagatgaggagcaggccagcaggatcatctcccacatcaagaaagctcgaagcctccatcctgtgtcacatcccagtcttctgctggatcactgctacagttctggaggatgtgctggaaaccagagagggaggagagctgcccaacaccctgactgagatgtacatccacttcctggtggttcaggccaaagtcaaGAGGATCaaatatgatggaggagctgagacagatccacactggagtccagagagcaggaagatgattgagtcactgggaaaactggcttttgatcagctgcagaaaggaaacctgatcttctatgaaccagacctgacagagtgtggcatcgatatcagagcagcctcagtgtactcaggagtgttcacacagatctttaaagaggagaaacaactgtaccaggacaaggtgttctgctttgttcatctcagtgttcaggagtttctggctgctcttcatgtccacctgaccttcatcaactctggactcaatctgctggaaaaacaacaaacaagctCTGAGACAGAGAAATACTTCTACCAGTGTGCTgtggacaaggccttacagagccccaatggacacctggacttgttccttcgTTTTCTCTTGGGTCTGAAGACTAATCAAACTCGTTTGCAAGGCCTCatgacacaaacaggaagtagctcaaaGACCAATCAAGAAGCAgttcagtacatcaagaagaagctcagtgagaatctgtctgcagagaaaagcatcaatctgtttcactgtctgaatgaactgaatgatcgttctctactggaggagatccaacagtccctgagttcaggacgtctctccacagataaactgtctcctgctcagtggtcagctctggtcttcatcttactgtcatcagaaaaagatctggatgtgtttgacctgaagaaatactttgcttcagaggaggctcttctgaggctgctgccagtggtcaaagtctctaaaaaagctctgtaagttatgaagtttttattatttaatttggttGGTATGTTATGAAAAACACACTGCCATGaacctctgttttgtttttgtcaaaatcacTGTAATATAATCACTGTACCTTTATATACACGTGACTTGTATTaatgctgctgccctcttgtggctaaagtgtaattatgttattgttattagGGAGGATTTGAGAGTAACATGCCAAGTGAGTCAGCACCTTCGCTTTAGCTTAAAATATCCAAATTCTTATGTCATCAGTTATAGTTGCATGTATTCATTATCATAACTTAACCTTTAATATTGAtgtcttaaatttattttgagtaaactaatgttaaggttcaaatattggggaaggagagtacaaacaaccatggTCCAGAACTTGGTCAAACGATTTTAATgaaatacacgcgtgggaagaccagCTCCGTTCGCAGACCGGGCTGATctccgacttaatcaaagcataaacagatattttataccatCAGGGCTTGAATTTAATGACGCCCCCTCATACGTCACAAACAGAATATAtgcat is part of the Maylandia zebra isolate NMK-2024a linkage group LG3, Mzebra_GT3a, whole genome shotgun sequence genome and encodes:
- the LOC143414140 gene encoding protein NLRC3-like — translated: MFVKNELKKIQKLLSPDHPETLKSQMEDEEMFEGEDEDERKSCREAFLKITLHFLRRLKQHEMADHLQSKIFAPLCKRELKAQLKKKFQYVFEGIAKAGSPTLLNQIYTELYITEGGTAEVNEEHEVRQIETASRKPDRPETTIRQEDIFKASPGRDEPIRTVLTKGVAGIGKTVLTQKYSLDWAEDKANQDIQFIFPFTFRELNVLKEEKFSLVELVHHFFNQTNESGICRLEDFQVVFILDGLDECRLNLDFNKTKILTETRKSTSLDELLTNLIRGNLLPSARLWITTRPAAANQIPPQCVDMVTEVRGFTDPQKEEYFRKRFRDEEQASRIISHIKKARSLHPVSHPSLLLDHCYSSGGSASMSIHGIMDIGVTTPALTLSSRPLAQQIRQPHVI